The proteins below come from a single Halostagnicola larsenii XH-48 genomic window:
- the glnA gene encoding type I glutamate--ammonia ligase: protein MTSGNITSAEQDVLEEIEEKDVDFLRLQFTDILGTVKNVSVPARQAEKAFTDGIYFDGSSIEGFVRIQESDMRLVPDPDTFAVLPWRNSEESASARMICDVYNTSTGEPFEGDPRYVLKQALERAEDLGYTVNAAPEPEFFLFEEDEEGRATTETNDAGGYFDLAPKDLASDVRRDIIYGLEDMGFEIEASHHEVAEGQHEINFEYDDALTTADNVGTFRTVVRAIAAEHDLHATFMPKPIPKINGSGMHTHLSLFTEDGENAFHDGDDEFDLSEEAHAFTAGILEHAPAITAISNPTVNSYKRLVPGYEAPVYIAWSDRNRSALIRKPAARIPAASRIEARFPDPSCNAYLAFAALIHAGLDGIEKGLECPDPVRENIYDFDEAKREEYGIETLPTNLGEAVDALEEDEVIYNALGDHIGQKFVQAKSQEFQDYLVDVSQWELDRYLETF from the coding sequence ATGACAAGCGGAAACATCACATCTGCAGAACAGGACGTATTGGAGGAGATCGAAGAGAAGGATGTCGACTTCCTTCGACTCCAGTTTACCGACATCCTCGGCACCGTCAAGAACGTCTCCGTTCCGGCCCGACAGGCCGAAAAAGCGTTCACCGACGGGATTTATTTCGATGGCTCTTCGATCGAAGGCTTCGTTCGCATTCAGGAGTCCGATATGCGCCTCGTTCCGGATCCGGATACGTTCGCCGTCCTGCCGTGGAGAAACAGCGAGGAAAGCGCCTCCGCCCGAATGATCTGTGACGTGTACAACACGTCGACGGGCGAGCCGTTCGAAGGCGACCCGCGCTACGTTCTCAAGCAGGCCCTAGAGCGTGCAGAGGACCTCGGCTATACGGTCAACGCCGCACCGGAGCCGGAGTTCTTCCTGTTCGAGGAAGACGAAGAAGGCCGCGCGACGACCGAGACCAACGACGCCGGCGGCTACTTCGACCTCGCACCGAAAGACCTCGCCAGCGACGTGCGCCGCGACATCATCTACGGGCTCGAGGACATGGGCTTCGAAATCGAAGCCAGTCACCACGAGGTCGCAGAGGGCCAACACGAGATCAACTTCGAGTACGACGACGCGCTCACGACGGCTGACAACGTCGGTACCTTCCGCACCGTCGTTCGCGCAATCGCCGCCGAACACGACCTGCACGCAACCTTCATGCCCAAGCCGATTCCGAAGATCAACGGCTCGGGAATGCACACGCACCTCTCGCTTTTCACCGAGGACGGCGAGAACGCGTTCCACGACGGCGACGACGAGTTCGACCTCTCGGAGGAAGCTCACGCCTTCACCGCCGGGATCCTCGAGCACGCGCCGGCGATCACGGCGATCTCGAACCCGACGGTCAACAGCTACAAGCGCCTGGTTCCGGGCTACGAAGCGCCCGTCTACATCGCGTGGTCCGACCGCAACCGCTCGGCGCTAATTCGTAAGCCGGCCGCGCGCATCCCGGCCGCTTCGCGTATCGAAGCCCGCTTCCCCGATCCGTCGTGTAACGCGTACCTCGCGTTCGCCGCGCTCATCCACGCCGGACTCGACGGCATCGAGAAGGGACTCGAGTGTCCGGACCCGGTCCGCGAGAACATCTACGACTTCGACGAGGCAAAGCGCGAGGAGTACGGCATCGAGACGCTCCCGACGAACCTCGGCGAGGCGGTCGACGCCCTCGAGGAGGACGAGGTCATCTACAACGCGCTCGGCGACCACATCGGACAGAAGTTCGTCCAAGCCAAGAGTCAGGAGTTCCAGGACTACCTGGTCGACGTCTCCCAGTGGGAACTCGACCGGTACCTCGAGACGTTCTAG
- a CDS encoding YihY/virulence factor BrkB family protein, with translation MTDYRRLLEVGQRAVSLARTEQLTLLAAGVAYYAFVSLVPLMLLALALAATIGGEQLTEYVTRAADDVLTTSAQQLLTETIVDETGRRSATVIGALGLLWGSSRVLRGLDRAFSKIYGTVSSKSLIDTFWDILLVATAVTGGLLGITIVEAVLAFVPIIGAALIGPVLVLIGLFAAFLPMFFVFPGVDIELREAIPGTVVASLGWFLLSRVFSVYAGFVDEYAVYGALGAVFLVLIWLYIGSIIVIFGAIINAVLAGRDTDRQLQSPGVRQVSTEAMTDDATGADGDRSDDRTSAQTRDRADDPEALREEIERLRDRLESFEADVDRRTVERDSLEGELKRYVRGRIRRGHFVGWGPYVVLLYGTAMAIAAFYFLEGIWAILAMFTVWTSTLGVYVLMVLFGAGISVLGIPGRIRNRIGEWRS, from the coding sequence GTGACTGATTACAGACGGCTCCTCGAGGTGGGCCAACGCGCCGTCTCGCTCGCGCGCACCGAGCAATTGACGCTGTTAGCTGCCGGCGTCGCCTACTACGCGTTCGTTTCGCTCGTCCCGTTGATGTTGCTCGCGCTTGCGCTCGCGGCGACGATCGGTGGCGAACAGCTCACGGAATACGTAACGAGGGCGGCCGACGACGTGCTCACGACCTCCGCACAGCAACTGCTCACCGAAACGATCGTCGATGAGACGGGACGACGAAGCGCGACCGTCATCGGTGCGCTCGGGCTGCTCTGGGGCTCGAGTCGGGTCTTGCGAGGACTCGACCGAGCGTTTTCGAAGATATACGGGACTGTCTCTTCGAAATCACTGATCGATACGTTCTGGGACATCTTGCTCGTCGCGACTGCCGTTACGGGCGGACTCCTCGGGATCACGATCGTCGAGGCAGTGCTCGCGTTCGTTCCGATCATCGGGGCCGCGCTGATCGGCCCCGTGTTGGTTCTGATCGGCCTGTTCGCCGCGTTCCTCCCGATGTTTTTCGTCTTTCCAGGGGTCGATATCGAACTTCGCGAAGCGATTCCCGGGACCGTCGTGGCCTCGCTCGGCTGGTTTCTCCTGAGCCGAGTCTTTTCCGTCTACGCAGGGTTTGTAGACGAATACGCCGTCTACGGCGCACTCGGGGCGGTGTTTCTCGTTCTCATCTGGCTCTATATCGGCTCGATCATCGTCATCTTCGGCGCGATCATCAATGCGGTCCTTGCGGGTCGTGATACGGATCGGCAGCTACAAAGTCCCGGCGTGCGACAGGTTTCGACAGAAGCGATGACCGACGACGCTACGGGTGCTGACGGAGACCGATCGGACGACCGCACGAGCGCCCAGACGCGGGACAGAGCCGACGATCCGGAGGCGCTCCGAGAAGAGATCGAGCGGCTTCGAGACCGCCTCGAGTCCTTCGAAGCCGATGTCGACCGACGGACGGTCGAACGCGATTCGCTCGAGGGCGAACTCAAACGATACGTCCGGGGCCGGATCCGACGGGGGCATTTCGTGGGCTGGGGACCGTACGTCGTCTTGCTCTACGGGACGGCGATGGCCATCGCGGCGTTTTACTTCCTCGAGGGTATCTGGGCGATCCTCGCGATGTTTACCGTCTGGACCTCGACGCTCGGAGTCTACGTCCTGATGGTCCTGTTCGGTGCCGGGATTTCGGTACTCGGGATTCCGGGACGAATACGCAACCGAATCGGCGAGTGGCGATCCTGA
- a CDS encoding tRNA (guanine(26)-N(2))-dimethyltransferase: protein MRVTEGNVELEVPGEQTEGFEESVFYNPRQELNRDLTIAALRAFRDREPRAETYLDAMTASGVRGVRAAKDGWDVTCCDVDPDAVSLARENVERNDCEATLERANANAVMHESMFDVIDLDPFGTPMPFADAAFANCHNLVCVTATDTAPLCGAHLNSGKRSYASVPRNTDYHTEMGVRTLLSALARSAARFDVGVTPILTHATSHYVRTYLELERKSTAADRSLEELGYLSHCEDCLHREATPGLIAEPLERCPNCDGERILVAGPVWLGAIQDDEFLEAVRRELTDEFETAETVQDLLETLAAELEVPTYYDQHKLCKNWGLPANAMDDFLATLREAGYRTSRTHYGGTTFKSDATVEEIFDATAGDLRE from the coding sequence ATGCGCGTTACGGAGGGGAACGTCGAGCTCGAGGTTCCCGGCGAACAGACGGAGGGATTCGAGGAGTCGGTCTTTTACAACCCGCGCCAGGAGTTGAACCGCGACTTGACGATCGCGGCGCTGCGGGCCTTTCGCGACCGCGAACCGAGAGCGGAGACGTATCTCGACGCGATGACCGCCAGCGGCGTTCGCGGCGTTCGCGCGGCGAAAGACGGCTGGGACGTCACCTGCTGTGACGTCGATCCCGACGCCGTTTCGCTCGCTCGCGAGAACGTAGAGCGAAACGACTGCGAGGCGACCCTCGAGCGGGCGAACGCGAACGCCGTGATGCACGAGTCGATGTTCGACGTGATCGATCTCGATCCGTTCGGGACGCCGATGCCCTTCGCGGACGCGGCGTTCGCGAACTGTCACAACCTCGTCTGTGTCACGGCGACCGACACCGCGCCGCTGTGTGGTGCCCACCTCAACAGCGGGAAACGGTCGTACGCCTCGGTGCCGCGAAACACCGACTACCACACCGAGATGGGCGTCCGTACCCTCCTCTCTGCGCTCGCCCGAAGCGCCGCTCGTTTCGACGTCGGCGTCACGCCAATTCTGACCCACGCGACGAGCCATTACGTCCGCACGTACCTCGAACTCGAGCGGAAGTCGACCGCGGCGGATCGGTCCCTCGAGGAACTCGGCTACCTCTCTCACTGCGAAGATTGCCTCCACCGCGAGGCGACGCCGGGACTGATTGCGGAGCCGCTCGAGCGCTGTCCGAACTGCGACGGCGAACGGATCCTGGTTGCCGGCCCGGTCTGGCTCGGCGCGATTCAGGACGACGAATTCCTCGAGGCAGTTCGGAGGGAGCTCACCGACGAGTTCGAGACCGCGGAGACGGTCCAGGACCTACTCGAGACGCTCGCGGCCGAACTCGAGGTGCCGACGTACTACGACCAACACAAACTGTGCAAGAACTGGGGGCTCCCGGCCAACGCGATGGACGACTTTCTCGCGACCCTTCGCGAAGCGGGCTATCGAACCTCCAGAACCCACTACGGCGGGACGACGTTCAAATCCGACGCGACCGTCGAGGAGATCTTCGACGCGACCGCCGGCGATCTTCGCGAGTAG
- the hisH gene encoding imidazole glycerol phosphate synthase subunit HisH, with protein MSTMPSPPEEELASVVVVDYGLGNLRSVTRGLERAGAAVEIADDPEAFEAADGVVLPGVGAFREGVENADSIREDLAAIAERGQPLFGICLGMQMLLTSSEEGETDGDAAVEGLDLIPGTNVRFDSGQKVPHMGWNELAVEREHPLVEGIDGQYAYFVHSYYAVPDAANATVASTDYEQEFPSIIANEDGTVFGTQFHPEKSGETGLRILRNFVDICAED; from the coding sequence ATGAGCACGATGCCATCGCCGCCCGAGGAGGAACTCGCCTCCGTGGTCGTCGTCGACTACGGGCTCGGGAACCTCCGGAGCGTCACTCGAGGGTTAGAACGCGCGGGCGCAGCCGTCGAGATCGCCGACGACCCCGAGGCGTTCGAGGCCGCCGACGGGGTCGTCCTCCCCGGCGTCGGAGCCTTCCGGGAGGGAGTCGAGAACGCCGACTCGATCCGCGAGGACTTAGCGGCAATCGCCGAGCGCGGCCAACCGCTCTTTGGAATCTGTCTCGGGATGCAGATGTTGCTCACCTCGAGCGAGGAGGGCGAAACCGACGGCGACGCCGCCGTCGAAGGATTGGATCTGATCCCCGGGACGAACGTTCGCTTCGACAGCGGGCAGAAAGTCCCCCACATGGGCTGGAACGAACTCGCGGTCGAGCGCGAGCACCCGCTGGTCGAGGGCATCGACGGGCAGTACGCCTACTTCGTTCACTCCTATTACGCCGTTCCTGACGCGGCGAACGCGACCGTCGCCTCGACCGACTACGAACAGGAATTCCCCTCGATCATCGCCAACGAGGACGGAACCGTCTTCGGGACGCAGTTCCACCCCGAGAAAAGCGGCGAGACGGGGTTACGGATCCTCCGCAACTTCGTCGACATCTGCGCCGAAGACTGA
- the phnE gene encoding phosphonate ABC transporter, permease protein PhnE, whose amino-acid sequence MSTDTDPSAETVSAAVEEQYQSIQRARRRRRILGGIGLVVLLVTFNHALTMVELSIGELIQYAPNFFEALGQYFPRTTYFGFLPFLDFMQYVDYILEENLFGEAGITLAIGFGGTILGFPLALLFAVLGSGRVTPFPFNFLFRGVMSSIRAIPALVWALIYIPLGGVSAFTATIAVATDTVGNLGRLFTDELEEVEDGPIEAIRTTGAGRIQVIIFGMLSQVYTPFIAWTLYIFEINIRIAVGLGIIGAGGIGYVLNTQQRLFAYTNMMATIIVILVLIISVEIISQRTRSYIREDEEPMGIVELLKGFPKRMAESLVK is encoded by the coding sequence ATGAGTACGGATACTGACCCGTCCGCGGAAACGGTTTCGGCAGCTGTCGAAGAACAGTACCAGTCGATTCAGCGCGCACGGCGACGCCGTCGAATTCTCGGCGGTATTGGGTTGGTTGTGTTGCTCGTTACATTTAACCACGCGTTGACGATGGTCGAGCTTTCGATCGGCGAACTCATTCAGTACGCGCCGAATTTCTTCGAAGCGCTCGGCCAGTACTTCCCGCGGACGACCTACTTCGGCTTCCTACCGTTTCTCGACTTCATGCAGTACGTCGATTACATCCTCGAGGAGAACCTCTTTGGTGAAGCGGGAATCACGCTCGCGATCGGATTCGGCGGGACTATTCTGGGCTTCCCGTTAGCGCTACTGTTCGCGGTGCTCGGGTCGGGCCGAGTCACGCCGTTCCCGTTTAACTTCCTTTTCCGCGGCGTTATGTCGTCGATCCGCGCGATTCCGGCGCTCGTCTGGGCGCTGATCTACATCCCGCTCGGCGGGGTATCGGCGTTCACGGCGACGATTGCGGTCGCGACGGACACGGTCGGAAATCTGGGCCGATTGTTCACCGACGAACTCGAGGAGGTCGAAGACGGCCCGATCGAGGCGATCCGCACGACAGGTGCCGGCCGTATTCAGGTAATCATCTTCGGGATGCTTTCGCAGGTGTACACGCCGTTTATCGCGTGGACGCTGTACATCTTCGAGATCAACATCCGCATCGCCGTCGGACTGGGTATCATCGGCGCTGGCGGGATCGGGTACGTATTGAACACCCAACAGCGGCTGTTCGCCTACACAAACATGATGGCGACGATCATCGTGATCTTGGTACTGATTATCAGCGTCGAGATTATCAGCCAGCGAACCCGGTCGTACATCCGAGAGGACGAAGAGCCGATGGGAATCGTGGAACTCCTGAAGGGGTTCCCCAAGCGGATGGCTGAATCGCTCGTGAAGTAA
- the phnC gene encoding phosphonate ABC transporter ATP-binding protein produces MSTIEVQNLSKRFGDTQALEDVSFTIPDGEFVVVLGTSGSGKSTLLRCMNGLTAPSSGEVIIDGTEIHEPHPDTAMVFQQHNIIGQMSAYANALTGSLKRTALLKSLFKRNDKADKYRALEALETVGLLEEAQQSARRMSGGQQQRVGIARALVQEPETLLADEPVASLDPGSAQQVMEYLLTATEEHGLTTAVSLHQVTLAEEFGQRFIGLKQGQVVFDGYADEFDLDVIEEIYEDVNIDQLTGLGRQQEEDNDSDSGTTGVVGV; encoded by the coding sequence ATGAGTACTATTGAAGTACAGAATCTCAGCAAACGATTCGGAGACACACAGGCCCTAGAGGACGTGTCGTTTACGATCCCCGACGGCGAATTCGTCGTCGTACTGGGAACGTCTGGCTCCGGGAAATCTACACTCTTGCGATGTATGAACGGATTGACAGCACCGTCATCCGGTGAGGTCATCATCGATGGGACTGAAATCCACGAACCGCACCCCGACACCGCAATGGTCTTCCAGCAGCACAATATCATCGGGCAGATGAGCGCCTATGCGAACGCGCTTACCGGGTCGCTCAAGCGCACTGCTCTTCTCAAGAGCCTCTTCAAACGAAACGACAAAGCGGACAAGTATCGCGCACTCGAAGCCCTCGAGACCGTCGGACTACTCGAGGAAGCCCAGCAAAGTGCCCGGCGGATGAGCGGCGGCCAACAGCAACGAGTTGGTATCGCTCGAGCACTCGTACAGGAACCGGAGACGCTGCTGGCTGACGAACCCGTTGCCAGCCTCGACCCCGGCAGCGCCCAGCAGGTGATGGAGTACCTGCTGACGGCGACCGAAGAGCACGGGCTGACGACGGCCGTGAGTCTCCACCAGGTCACCCTCGCCGAGGAGTTCGGACAGCGCTTCATCGGACTGAAACAGGGACAGGTCGTCTTCGACGGCTACGCAGACGAGTTCGACCTCGACGTCATCGAAGAAATCTACGAAGATGTCAATATCGACCAACTGACCGGCCTCGGACGGCAGCAAGAGGAGGATAACGATAGTGATTCGGGAACAACTGGGGTCGTCGGTGTATGA
- a CDS encoding PhnD/SsuA/transferrin family substrate-binding protein, with protein MGSNRRAFLTGTGAAATVGLAGCLGDLVGSDEDDENEIDMVLNPAEGDVDMLDQYAQFFDYLESETDVVINASEASSYTATVTAIQNDQAHLADISPTGVVAAPDAMDILGMRIQYGAAVYFSTVVTTPDSPIDEISDIEQDHEVALASQLSVSGGLFPLLMLSDGGLDVGDAPDGDPVDFEVSYSDHNTAMNELLNREDVVAAGTGAFVSSQYLDEEQMPDEFMENSAEVDNLGSGDEELQLLSVSDPIPRAPIVARSNWDDPVVDDIEEALLSAEEADLVDEDAEEPLWFTGVEEATIDDYQPIQDAMDALGLEFSDLAGE; from the coding sequence ATGGGTAGTAATCGACGTGCGTTTTTGACAGGTACAGGTGCTGCGGCGACCGTTGGGCTTGCAGGTTGTCTCGGCGATCTCGTCGGCAGTGACGAGGACGACGAAAACGAGATCGATATGGTGCTCAACCCCGCCGAGGGGGACGTCGACATGCTCGACCAGTACGCACAGTTTTTCGACTACCTCGAGTCGGAAACCGATGTCGTCATCAATGCATCCGAGGCGAGTAGCTACACCGCTACGGTCACCGCGATTCAGAACGACCAGGCACATTTAGCTGACATCTCCCCGACCGGGGTCGTGGCTGCTCCAGACGCGATGGATATCCTCGGTATGCGTATTCAGTACGGTGCCGCGGTCTATTTCTCGACCGTGGTCACGACGCCGGACAGTCCGATCGACGAGATCAGTGACATCGAACAGGATCACGAGGTGGCTCTCGCCTCTCAGCTTTCGGTCAGCGGCGGCCTCTTCCCACTACTGATGCTCAGCGACGGCGGTCTAGATGTCGGCGACGCACCCGACGGTGACCCAGTCGACTTCGAGGTTAGCTACTCCGACCACAATACTGCGATGAACGAACTCCTGAACCGTGAGGATGTCGTCGCGGCCGGAACGGGAGCGTTCGTTTCCTCGCAGTACCTCGACGAAGAGCAGATGCCCGACGAGTTCATGGAAAACTCCGCCGAAGTCGACAATCTCGGAAGTGGTGACGAAGAGTTGCAGTTGCTTTCGGTTTCCGACCCGATCCCTCGTGCACCGATCGTCGCGCGTTCGAACTGGGACGATCCCGTCGTCGACGATATCGAGGAAGCCCTGTTGTCCGCAGAAGAAGCGGATCTCGTCGACGAAGACGCCGAGGAACCCCTCTGGTTTACCGGCGTCGAGGAGGCGACAATCGACGATTACCAGCCGATTCAGGACGCGATGGACGCACTCGGTCTCGAGTTTAGCGACCTCGCTGGCGAATAA
- a CDS encoding uracil-DNA glycosylase, with protein sequence MDEELEGLEVTACERCPKLVDSRSQIVNGTGPEDADILFVGEGPGANEDEQGEPFVGRSGSVLDDTLLVVGLEREDVRITNCVRCRPPENRDPTKTELENCRGYLEAEIERLDPDVLVTLGKVPSEHLLGRSVGITSEAGSVEEIRVNGSPRRVVLSVHPAATLYDRSQEETFKEALETAADLAGADGNSSTQRRLDGF encoded by the coding sequence ATGGACGAAGAGCTAGAAGGACTCGAGGTAACGGCCTGTGAGCGGTGCCCGAAACTGGTCGACTCGCGGAGCCAGATCGTCAACGGAACTGGTCCCGAAGACGCCGACATCCTGTTCGTCGGCGAGGGACCGGGCGCGAACGAAGACGAACAGGGCGAGCCGTTCGTCGGTCGGAGCGGGTCGGTGCTCGACGACACCCTGCTCGTCGTCGGCCTCGAGCGCGAGGACGTTCGGATCACCAACTGCGTACGCTGTCGGCCGCCCGAGAACCGCGACCCGACGAAGACGGAACTCGAGAACTGTCGCGGCTACCTCGAGGCCGAAATCGAGCGCCTGGATCCGGACGTGCTCGTCACGCTCGGGAAGGTTCCCAGCGAACACTTGCTCGGTCGCTCCGTCGGGATAACCTCTGAGGCGGGGTCCGTCGAGGAGATTCGAGTCAACGGCTCGCCTCGACGCGTCGTCCTCTCGGTGCATCCGGCGGCGACGCTGTACGACCGCAGCCAGGAAGAGACGTTCAAAGAAGCGCTCGAGACGGCGGCGGACCTCGCCGGCGCTGACGGTAACTCGAGCACCCAACGTCGGTTGGATGGTTTTTAA
- a CDS encoding endonuclease dU, with product MKAGARALGIAESAAGEQSTLAGAVVRADRVVDGLAFSTCTVGGMDATDAIVSLVDDIDRPDVEVLLLGAVAPAWYNIVDLSRIARTTDQSVIAVTFEASAGLEDGLSDAFSGDQLEQRLERYRSLPPRRPVSINGETVYVRTAGIERSRAETVVREFTPEGGRPEPIRVARAAARAGRDYRFSDA from the coding sequence ATGAAAGCCGGGGCGCGGGCGCTGGGTATCGCAGAATCAGCGGCGGGTGAGCAGAGCACGCTCGCCGGCGCAGTCGTTCGGGCCGACCGCGTCGTCGACGGGCTCGCGTTTTCGACGTGTACTGTCGGGGGGATGGACGCAACCGACGCCATCGTGTCGCTCGTCGACGACATCGACCGGCCGGACGTCGAGGTTCTGCTACTCGGTGCCGTCGCCCCCGCGTGGTACAACATCGTCGACCTCTCACGTATCGCACGAACAACCGACCAATCCGTTATCGCCGTGACGTTCGAAGCGAGCGCCGGCCTCGAAGACGGCCTCAGCGACGCTTTCTCCGGGGACCAACTCGAGCAACGCCTCGAGCGCTACCGGTCGCTCCCGCCGCGACGACCGGTGTCGATCAACGGCGAAACGGTGTACGTTCGCACCGCGGGAATCGAACGCTCGCGGGCCGAGACGGTCGTTCGCGAGTTCACCCCCGAAGGCGGCCGGCCGGAACCGATTCGGGTGGCAAGAGCGGCCGCGCGTGCGGGCCGTGACTATCGGTTCAGTGACGCATGA